One region of Paucibacter aquatile genomic DNA includes:
- a CDS encoding arginine N-succinyltransferase — MNLIEPHDPRALVLRPVALPDLAALERIAAASEHGISSLPHDREQLRQRIAHSIESFASADDASGEERYLFVLEDLARGEVVGCSGIAASAGFHDRFYSYRNEFVVHASAALGESHRLHTLHLCHDLTGYTLLTSFYIDPAYAEGPAPQLLSRARLLFILRHLERFNDRIAAESPGLADEAGQSPFWDAVGRRFFDMDYPQAEVVTGGRSKSFIADLMPQSPIYVPLLPEAAQFAIGQLHPVGELPFSILQDEGFDADSYIDIFDGGPTVEASLHLLRSVRQARELSVRADAMALGQPVWHLAVHNARPGFRAVLAELPPAAQALAPGHEAVQRLGLSEGQSLWVTPLQPETQERSRP, encoded by the coding sequence ATGAACCTCATTGAGCCGCACGATCCGCGCGCGCTTGTCTTGCGCCCGGTGGCGCTGCCCGACCTGGCGGCGCTGGAGCGCATCGCCGCCGCCAGCGAGCACGGCATCAGCTCCTTGCCGCATGACCGCGAGCAGCTGCGCCAGCGCATCGCCCACTCGATCGAGTCCTTTGCCAGCGCCGACGATGCCAGTGGCGAAGAGCGTTATCTCTTTGTGCTGGAGGACCTGGCCCGGGGCGAGGTGGTGGGCTGCAGCGGCATCGCCGCCAGCGCCGGTTTCCATGACCGCTTCTACAGCTACCGCAACGAGTTCGTCGTTCATGCCAGCGCCGCCCTGGGCGAGAGCCACCGTCTGCACACCCTGCATCTGTGCCACGACCTGACCGGCTACACCTTGCTCACCTCCTTCTACATCGACCCGGCCTATGCCGAGGGCCCGGCGCCGCAGCTGCTCTCGCGCGCCCGCCTGCTCTTCATCCTGCGCCATCTGGAGCGCTTCAACGACCGCATCGCCGCCGAGAGCCCTGGCCTGGCCGACGAGGCCGGGCAAAGCCCTTTCTGGGACGCCGTGGGCCGGCGCTTCTTCGATATGGACTATCCGCAGGCCGAAGTCGTCACCGGCGGGCGCAGCAAATCCTTCATCGCCGACCTGATGCCGCAGTCGCCCATCTACGTGCCCCTGCTGCCCGAGGCTGCGCAGTTCGCCATCGGCCAGCTGCATCCTGTCGGCGAGCTGCCGTTTTCCATCCTGCAGGACGAGGGCTTCGATGCTGACAGCTATATCGACATCTTCGACGGCGGCCCCACGGTCGAGGCCAGCCTGCACCTGCTGCGCAGCGTGCGTCAAGCCCGCGAGCTGAGCGTTCGCGCCGACGCCATGGCCTTGGGCCAGCCGGTCTGGCACCTGGCGGTTCACAACGCCCGGCCGGGCTTTCGCGCCGTCTTGGCCGAGCTGCCACCGGCTGCCCAGGCCTTGGCGCCCGGGCATGAAGCGGTGCAACGCCTGGGCCTGAGCGAGGGCCAAAGCCTGTGGGTGACGCCGCTGCAGCCCGAAACGCAGGAAAGGAGCCGGCCATGA
- a CDS encoding alkaline phosphatase D family protein: MPQRLTPAEAQRLDPELRSAHPPLHRLEVRHRAAPAALPDTDAPAGQDLALVLTALQPELGWPRLWAWLPMRRVSADEWQPLQPDAPLASQARLQVFEKPAGDGTREPLPGEPLRHAIPMDFFEGGPDEDAALLCLLVYADARTPRREGERPPPGLEDALRDALAQPPLSWRHALVQRPDTQPEQARPGQALSLVLAACQYPPGVLDASQPADTAPELVGPAQASLARLLAFSREHARGAELSLLLLAGDEIYADASGGLADAGTRIERYAKPYQHFKAGLVRHLPPSLARIVHAPDDHEIEDNWEPVADPTAPGGLRRGPFFDAAVAAAWAARWEPGDEQERPGLFQHFWHDFVWRGAAFFIGDTRTEREPRHSGNWREARIFSPEQEAAFAHWLRSHRERPRLVLTGSLLLPRRRACQEHAASALHSDAWCGYPASLKSLLAELWAQQADGVVFLSGDEHRSGFVSAEICALDANGEAQGPTVRLHSIHSSALYAPWPFAITDVEALAEPDEFTFDGPVKGQVLRCRVSAWTDFPGDGFALLRVEGSELQLWYDRAGRPLHRLDGPDLPAPDGRFPLGL, encoded by the coding sequence ATGCCCCAGCGTCTCACCCCCGCCGAAGCACAAAGGCTCGACCCGGAACTGCGCAGCGCCCACCCGCCCCTGCATCGCCTGGAAGTGCGCCACCGGGCGGCACCCGCCGCCCTGCCCGATACCGATGCGCCGGCCGGGCAAGACCTGGCCCTGGTGTTGACCGCCCTGCAGCCCGAGCTGGGCTGGCCACGGCTCTGGGCCTGGCTGCCAATGCGGCGCGTGAGTGCCGATGAATGGCAGCCGTTGCAGCCCGATGCGCCCCTGGCCAGCCAGGCGCGGCTGCAGGTGTTTGAGAAGCCGGCCGGCGATGGCACGCGCGAACCCCTGCCCGGCGAGCCGCTGCGCCATGCCATACCGATGGACTTCTTCGAGGGCGGGCCCGATGAAGATGCCGCCCTGCTCTGCCTTCTCGTCTACGCCGACGCCCGCACGCCGCGCCGCGAGGGCGAGCGGCCGCCACCGGGCCTGGAAGACGCCCTGCGCGACGCCCTGGCCCAGCCGCCGCTGAGCTGGCGCCACGCCCTCGTACAGCGGCCCGACACCCAGCCCGAGCAGGCCCGGCCTGGCCAGGCCCTGAGCCTGGTGCTGGCCGCCTGCCAGTACCCGCCGGGCGTGCTCGATGCCAGCCAGCCGGCCGACACCGCGCCCGAGCTGGTGGGCCCGGCACAGGCTTCGCTGGCTCGATTGCTGGCTTTCAGCCGCGAGCATGCGCGCGGGGCTGAGCTGTCCTTGCTGCTGCTGGCCGGCGATGAGATCTATGCCGATGCCAGTGGCGGCCTGGCCGATGCGGGCACGCGAATCGAGCGTTATGCCAAGCCCTACCAGCATTTCAAGGCCGGCTTGGTTCGTCATCTGCCGCCCAGCCTGGCGCGCATCGTCCACGCCCCCGACGACCACGAGATCGAAGACAACTGGGAGCCCGTCGCTGACCCCACGGCCCCCGGCGGCCTGCGCCGCGGCCCCTTCTTCGACGCGGCGGTGGCCGCCGCCTGGGCGGCGCGCTGGGAGCCCGGTGATGAGCAGGAGCGCCCGGGGCTGTTCCAGCATTTCTGGCACGACTTCGTCTGGCGCGGCGCGGCTTTTTTCATCGGCGACACCCGCACAGAGCGCGAGCCCCGGCACAGCGGCAACTGGCGCGAAGCCCGCATCTTCAGCCCGGAGCAGGAAGCGGCATTCGCGCACTGGCTGCGCAGCCATCGCGAGCGCCCCCGCCTGGTCTTGACCGGCTCCCTGCTGTTGCCGCGCCGCCGCGCCTGCCAGGAGCATGCCGCCAGCGCCCTGCACTCCGACGCATGGTGCGGCTACCCGGCCAGCCTGAAGTCTCTGCTGGCAGAGCTTTGGGCCCAACAGGCCGACGGCGTGGTGTTTCTCTCCGGCGACGAGCACCGCTCGGGCTTCGTCAGCGCCGAGATCTGCGCGCTGGACGCCAATGGCGAGGCCCAGGGCCCAACCGTCCGCCTGCACAGCATCCACAGCTCGGCCCTCTATGCACCCTGGCCTTTTGCCATCACCGATGTCGAGGCCCTGGCCGAGCCCGACGAGTTCACTTTCGATGGCCCCGTCAAGGGTCAGGTCTTGCGCTGCCGCGTCAGCGCCTGGACGGACTTCCCCGGCGATGGCTTCGCGCTCTTGCGTGTGGAAGGCAGCGAGCTGCAGCTCTGGTACGACCGGGCCGGGCGGCCGCTCCATCGCCTCGACGGGCCGGATCTGCCGGCGCCGGATGGGCGTTTCCCGCTGGGTCTGTGA
- a CDS encoding alpha/beta fold hydrolase, translating into MAPAPINEQMLDVGGRKLHAILMGDEKAQATIVFESGFSMDLSAWRRVAPQLAPRAKVLIYSRAGHGQSEPSPAPVSLQQSGRDLSALLKAAQLPPPYVLVGHSYGAFLIRDFASRHPEQIAGLVFVDPAHERYDQVLKPLDAARLAAEQAHLERGAPERFRADVRYIQSIMDAGKLPDAGGPLPDVPAVVLTSTRRYAKPEVLLHTPAGMSAWRQLHSDFFAQFSNGAHVLTPTSGHHIQFDEPHLVVAAVDQVIRLSQEQAQRRALEAARAKLGGDLQAAAAAADPQAAVELAIRAPGLSEADVNNAGYAILGDGKQAPRAQLAALVLGANARLYPKSDNAADSHGEVLLKLGRRAEARAEFARALSLAEATGRSPRVLDSYRKHLAEAAELAAKP; encoded by the coding sequence GTGGCCCCCGCCCCAATCAACGAACAAATGCTCGACGTCGGCGGCCGCAAGCTGCATGCGATTCTCATGGGTGATGAAAAGGCGCAGGCCACGATCGTGTTCGAGTCGGGATTCAGCATGGACTTGAGCGCCTGGCGGCGGGTGGCGCCGCAGCTGGCGCCGCGGGCCAAGGTTCTCATCTACTCGCGTGCCGGCCATGGCCAGAGCGAGCCCAGCCCGGCGCCGGTCAGCTTGCAGCAATCAGGCCGCGATCTGTCGGCTCTGCTCAAAGCGGCGCAGCTGCCGCCGCCCTATGTGCTGGTCGGCCATTCCTACGGCGCCTTTTTGATCCGCGACTTCGCAAGCCGCCACCCCGAGCAGATTGCCGGTTTGGTTTTTGTGGACCCAGCGCATGAGCGCTATGACCAGGTGCTCAAGCCGCTGGACGCCGCCCGCCTGGCCGCCGAGCAAGCGCATCTGGAGCGCGGGGCGCCCGAGCGCTTCCGCGCAGATGTGCGCTACATCCAGTCCATCATGGATGCCGGCAAGCTGCCCGATGCGGGCGGCCCCTTGCCTGATGTGCCGGCCGTGGTGCTGACGTCCACGCGCCGCTATGCCAAGCCCGAGGTGCTTTTGCACACGCCGGCCGGCATGTCCGCCTGGCGCCAGCTGCACAGCGATTTCTTCGCCCAGTTCAGCAATGGCGCCCATGTGCTGACCCCGACCAGCGGCCACCACATCCAGTTCGACGAGCCGCATCTCGTGGTGGCGGCGGTGGACCAAGTCATCCGCTTGAGCCAGGAGCAGGCGCAGCGCCGCGCGCTGGAAGCGGCGCGTGCCAAGCTGGGCGGCGACCTGCAGGCCGCGGCCGCGGCCGCTGATCCGCAAGCGGCGGTGGAGCTGGCGATCCGTGCCCCTGGCCTGAGCGAAGCCGATGTCAACAACGCCGGCTACGCCATCCTTGGCGATGGCAAGCAAGCGCCGCGCGCCCAGCTGGCGGCCCTGGTGCTGGGCGCCAATGCGCGGCTCTACCCCAAGTCAGACAACGCGGCCGACAGCCACGGCGAGGTCTTGCTCAAGCTGGGCCGTCGCGCCGAAGCACGCGCCGAGTTCGCTCGCGCCCTGAGCCTGGCTGAGGCCACCGGCCGCAGCCCGCGCGTGCTCGACAGCTACCGCAAGCACCTGGCCGAAGCCGCCGAGCTTGCTGCCAAGCCTTGA
- a CDS encoding outer membrane protein assembly factor BamB family protein, translated as MEAQLKWSFKLPKERRVQARRPVIAGDRVLVCFHYEKAGFYQSKLCAFEAATGREIWSCLIDHVGNEPVAAGDITYWSSFAGSIHALDAQGQLIWQGPECGRNIGVPVLSGDRLVFAEIAGGAKFTWCLNRHSGETLWKFEGGGHAYPLTMADGRVFHSAAASTGMDEPSRCSLHSLSLETGKSGWSITDSLYFYNPIVSGKRLYVCNSRALQIRDAAGGKLLAELPLEDQNQTLRLVQGPSEGRFYVWRDNLRPGADSITALDVKASRGLFGEKLSLSIAWQRQEARGLCGAPLPVGEQGLLYLTHDGVICRIGASSGAPESEIRLKTQPSSAGGIALAQGRMFVTHGPHVFAYELGCNPPLAAETGLR; from the coding sequence ATGGAGGCACAACTGAAATGGTCTTTCAAACTGCCGAAGGAACGGCGCGTTCAGGCACGGCGGCCGGTCATCGCCGGTGACCGGGTTCTTGTTTGCTTTCACTATGAAAAAGCAGGCTTTTATCAGAGCAAGCTGTGCGCCTTCGAGGCGGCGACGGGCCGTGAGATCTGGAGCTGTCTGATCGATCACGTCGGCAACGAGCCGGTCGCCGCTGGCGACATCACATACTGGAGCAGCTTTGCAGGCTCCATTCATGCGCTCGACGCGCAAGGGCAGCTGATCTGGCAGGGGCCTGAGTGTGGAAGGAATATCGGCGTGCCTGTTCTGTCGGGTGATCGACTGGTCTTTGCCGAGATCGCGGGCGGAGCGAAGTTCACCTGGTGCCTGAACCGGCACTCGGGCGAAACCTTGTGGAAGTTCGAGGGCGGCGGCCACGCCTATCCACTCACGATGGCCGATGGCCGCGTGTTCCACAGCGCCGCAGCCAGCACCGGGATGGACGAGCCCTCGAGATGCTCGCTTCACAGCCTGTCGCTTGAGACCGGCAAGAGCGGGTGGTCGATCACGGACAGCCTCTACTTTTACAACCCCATCGTCTCGGGCAAGCGGCTCTATGTCTGCAACAGCCGCGCGCTCCAGATCCGTGATGCGGCGGGTGGCAAGCTGCTTGCCGAACTGCCGCTCGAAGATCAGAACCAAACGCTCAGACTGGTGCAAGGCCCGAGCGAAGGCCGGTTCTACGTCTGGCGCGACAACCTCCGCCCAGGCGCCGACTCGATCACTGCCCTTGACGTGAAGGCGTCCCGAGGCTTGTTTGGCGAGAAGCTGTCCCTGTCCATCGCCTGGCAAAGGCAAGAAGCGCGGGGCCTGTGCGGCGCACCGCTGCCGGTCGGCGAGCAGGGCCTGCTCTATCTGACCCATGATGGCGTCATCTGCCGTATCGGCGCCAGTTCCGGCGCGCCTGAATCCGAGATTCGACTCAAGACACAGCCCTCTTCGGCGGGCGGCATTGCGCTCGCCCAAGGGCGGATGTTCGTGACCCACGGACCTCATGTGTTTGCCTACGAGCTCGGCTGCAACCCGCCTCTCGCTGCAGAAACAGGCCTTCGCTGA
- a CDS encoding GFA family protein has translation MQQVQHQGSCHCGAVRLPLPKTPETATSCNCSLCRRVGGPWVNFEWGAVKIETAPGALPQQAYIQGDKTLRTMPCAHGGSVTHWEPIAPEPGAKHGVHLGNFDPQLIASVRVRRFDGADTWRCLDEQPDVCNDTQLGTGQES, from the coding sequence ATGCAACAGGTTCAGCACCAAGGTTCCTGTCATTGCGGCGCCGTCCGCCTGCCCCTGCCCAAGACGCCCGAGACGGCCACATCCTGCAACTGCTCGCTGTGCCGCCGGGTCGGCGGACCCTGGGTGAATTTCGAATGGGGCGCGGTGAAGATCGAAACCGCGCCAGGCGCGCTACCGCAACAGGCCTACATCCAAGGCGACAAGACCCTGCGAACCATGCCCTGTGCCCACGGCGGCAGCGTGACCCATTGGGAGCCCATTGCACCCGAGCCCGGCGCCAAACATGGCGTCCACCTCGGTAACTTTGATCCGCAGCTGATCGCCTCCGTGCGCGTGCGCAGGTTTGACGGGGCGGATACCTGGAGGTGTCTGGACGAGCAACCCGACGTATGCAATGACACACAACTCGGTACAGGGCAGGAAAGCTGA
- a CDS encoding FAD-dependent oxidoreductase: MMSTPTSDSNTHPAAGAARPRRATRDISVGLEVLLAEMADGGAPASEPFDVLIIGSGYGGAAAAEYVSRCATADSPDRPMRIAVLERGQEYLPGAFPRRMADLPGHVRFATAGSAEVKGYRKALFDFRLGPDMCVVLANGLGGGSLINAGVMEPALASVFEGERWPQALRRDPGQMQAWYEQAGRALGSLDAQGQPNTIARLSGHRPRRADFLAQLGAEGAVPTRQVPITVALEAAPRSAAGLPLERCIACGDCATGCNQGAKESLDTNLLRQAQARGVRLVTGATVRHLERSAGDEPVWTVHLSHTDEKLNAREPRDLQLRARHVVLAAGSLGSTEILMRSREQGLTLSDRLGEQFSGNGDVLALAVDAPSDLNALADEDQTPAQREVGPTITGLIDVREAGGFVIEDLAIPGPMRWAFEESFAMAETLHGLARPDRSEHGSSLSFDDPYAIPVARRPRMLPVAVMGLDAAIGRLHSPARKQQAPEPGTLGVHWPEARQDPAVQARHDWLNLRLARHGARLLANPMWRLLPAEMSFLINDQRGPMLTVHPLGGCAMGDEASRGVVNEWGQVFSGRFGEAVHPGLAVLDGAIVPAAVGINPALTITALSLRALASLRQRWGLLERGPRQAQDLAPRPVYRVIKPEQAPHSQPTLAEFRERMSGYVRLPGAPGGELKYLELTFVFEPVALRDLLQPGPQRRLQSGPGGQSRLRLFDTAADPDSPGRPMLVSADPQRQGLKLWMHAEREDRDARWLAPLEQAQLQVFHRARSSHRQRRCSALKAWFMNRGWRDSMFALMDKLQQSEAPKPRFGPRPKDFLERARNALALASHGGQLRLMEYHVHPQRPEPGQVLPAWLQPLYAQPLHGVKRISYTRRSNPWTQLSRMSLEAPQLPGLDGGTPQLDLDLFYLARQGQPLLRITQQQDLASAMRDVGSLLSYVLRLLIGVHIWSFRKPDAAPPRQPQRLPAEVPGLPAPEICELAVGRRGEAGLSRQPVQTREADDDDQAVHLRLTRYRAKAGGHGQPVLMLHGYSASGTTFAHHSVQPGPAQLLWDAGFDIWIADMRTSAGMPSARLPWTFEECALNDIPVAVDHVLRASDKPQIDVLAHCMGSVMLHMALLQPQAQTFEHFYPLRQKLMAGGLIRRLVISQVTPKMIFSPTNSLRAHLMQYIRPYLPLDDYSFRPSEPAGLTDQLIDRLLSSLPYPDKEFDIENPPFPSLRKTPWTATRHRMDLLYGRDFAIGNVDQPVFDFIDDHFGPLNMDTVAQAINFARSNEITDWSGASLYLDDMAKTLAQLQQFPVLSIHGQDNGLCQAESAELTADLYEQVAPGRYRFRVIAEHGHQDCLIGRHIEQRVFPHIIGFLKEGLS, encoded by the coding sequence AGACTCGAACACCCACCCGGCCGCCGGGGCGGCCCGTCCACGACGCGCCACCCGTGACATCTCCGTCGGTCTGGAGGTCTTGCTCGCCGAGATGGCGGACGGCGGGGCCCCGGCCAGCGAACCCTTCGATGTGCTCATCATCGGCAGCGGCTACGGCGGTGCGGCGGCGGCCGAGTATGTGTCGCGCTGCGCGACGGCCGATTCCCCCGATCGGCCCATGCGCATCGCCGTGCTCGAGCGCGGCCAGGAGTACCTGCCTGGCGCCTTCCCGCGCCGCATGGCCGATCTGCCCGGCCATGTGCGCTTCGCCACCGCGGGCAGCGCCGAGGTCAAGGGCTACCGCAAGGCCCTGTTCGACTTCCGCCTCGGGCCGGACATGTGCGTGGTTCTGGCCAATGGCCTGGGCGGCGGTTCGCTGATCAATGCCGGGGTGATGGAGCCGGCCCTGGCCTCGGTCTTCGAGGGTGAGCGCTGGCCGCAAGCCCTGCGCCGCGACCCCGGCCAGATGCAGGCCTGGTACGAGCAGGCCGGCCGCGCCCTGGGCAGCCTTGATGCGCAAGGCCAGCCCAACACCATCGCCCGCCTAAGCGGCCACCGCCCGCGCCGGGCCGACTTCCTGGCCCAGTTGGGCGCCGAGGGCGCCGTGCCGACTCGCCAGGTGCCCATCACCGTGGCCCTGGAGGCCGCGCCGCGCAGCGCCGCCGGCCTGCCGCTGGAGCGCTGCATCGCCTGCGGTGACTGCGCCACCGGCTGCAACCAGGGCGCCAAGGAATCGCTGGACACCAATCTGCTGCGCCAGGCCCAGGCCCGTGGTGTGCGACTGGTGACGGGGGCCACGGTGCGCCATCTGGAGCGCAGCGCGGGCGATGAGCCCGTTTGGACCGTGCACCTGTCCCACACCGACGAAAAGCTGAACGCCCGAGAGCCACGCGATCTGCAGCTGCGCGCCCGGCATGTGGTGCTGGCGGCGGGCAGCCTGGGCTCGACCGAGATCCTGATGCGCTCGCGCGAGCAAGGCCTGACCCTGTCCGACCGGCTGGGCGAGCAGTTCAGCGGCAATGGCGATGTGCTGGCCTTGGCCGTCGATGCGCCCAGCGATCTGAACGCGCTGGCGGACGAAGACCAGACGCCCGCCCAGCGCGAGGTCGGCCCCACCATCACGGGCCTCATTGATGTGCGCGAGGCGGGCGGCTTTGTGATCGAGGACCTGGCCATCCCGGGGCCGATGCGCTGGGCCTTTGAAGAGAGCTTTGCCATGGCCGAGACCCTGCACGGCCTGGCCCGGCCGGACCGAAGCGAGCATGGCAGCAGCCTCAGCTTCGACGACCCCTATGCCATCCCGGTGGCGCGGCGCCCGCGCATGCTGCCAGTGGCCGTGATGGGCCTGGATGCGGCCATCGGCCGCCTGCACAGCCCGGCGCGCAAGCAGCAAGCCCCCGAGCCCGGCACCCTCGGCGTGCACTGGCCCGAAGCCCGGCAGGACCCCGCCGTTCAGGCCCGCCACGACTGGCTGAACCTGCGCCTCGCTCGCCACGGCGCGCGCCTGCTGGCCAACCCCATGTGGCGGCTGCTGCCGGCCGAGATGAGCTTTCTCATCAATGACCAGCGCGGCCCCATGCTGACCGTGCACCCGCTGGGCGGCTGCGCCATGGGCGACGAGGCCAGCCGCGGCGTGGTCAATGAATGGGGCCAGGTCTTCAGCGGCCGCTTCGGCGAGGCCGTGCACCCGGGCCTGGCCGTGCTGGACGGCGCCATCGTGCCGGCCGCCGTGGGCATCAACCCGGCCCTGACCATCACCGCTTTGAGCCTGCGCGCCCTGGCCAGCTTGCGCCAGCGCTGGGGATTGCTCGAGCGCGGCCCACGCCAAGCGCAAGACCTGGCCCCTCGGCCGGTCTACCGAGTAATCAAGCCCGAGCAGGCGCCGCACAGCCAGCCCACCCTGGCCGAGTTCCGCGAGCGCATGAGCGGCTATGTGCGCCTGCCCGGCGCGCCGGGCGGCGAGCTCAAGTATCTGGAGCTCACGTTTGTATTCGAACCGGTGGCCCTGCGGGACTTGCTGCAGCCGGGGCCGCAGCGCCGCTTGCAGAGCGGGCCCGGGGGCCAGAGCCGGCTGCGCCTCTTCGACACCGCCGCCGACCCCGACTCGCCCGGCCGGCCCATGCTCGTCAGCGCCGACCCGCAGCGCCAGGGCCTCAAGCTCTGGATGCATGCCGAGCGTGAGGACCGCGATGCGCGCTGGCTGGCGCCGCTGGAGCAGGCACAGCTGCAAGTCTTCCACCGCGCCCGCAGCAGCCACCGCCAGCGCCGCTGCAGCGCACTGAAAGCCTGGTTCATGAATCGCGGCTGGCGCGACAGCATGTTTGCCTTGATGGACAAGCTGCAGCAAAGCGAGGCGCCCAAACCCCGTTTCGGCCCTCGCCCCAAGGACTTTCTCGAGCGGGCCCGCAACGCCCTGGCCCTGGCCAGCCATGGCGGCCAGCTGCGCCTGATGGAGTACCACGTCCATCCCCAGCGGCCGGAGCCGGGTCAGGTCTTGCCCGCCTGGCTGCAGCCGCTTTATGCCCAGCCCCTGCACGGCGTGAAGCGCATCAGCTACACCCGTCGCTCCAACCCCTGGACCCAGCTCAGCCGCATGAGCCTGGAGGCGCCGCAGCTGCCAGGCCTGGACGGCGGCACGCCGCAGCTGGACCTGGATCTCTTCTACCTGGCCCGCCAAGGCCAGCCCCTGCTGCGCATCACCCAGCAGCAGGACCTGGCCAGCGCCATGCGCGATGTCGGCTCCCTGCTCAGCTATGTGCTGCGCCTGCTGATCGGCGTGCACATCTGGAGCTTCCGCAAGCCCGACGCGGCGCCGCCGCGCCAGCCCCAGCGCCTGCCGGCCGAGGTGCCGGGCCTGCCGGCGCCCGAGATCTGCGAGCTGGCCGTGGGCCGGCGTGGCGAAGCCGGGCTCTCGCGCCAGCCGGTGCAGACACGCGAAGCAGACGATGACGACCAAGCCGTGCACCTGCGCTTGACCCGCTACCGCGCCAAAGCCGGCGGCCATGGCCAGCCGGTGCTGATGCTGCACGGCTACAGCGCCAGCGGCACGACCTTTGCGCACCACTCGGTGCAGCCGGGCCCAGCCCAGCTCTTGTGGGACGCCGGCTTCGACATCTGGATCGCCGACATGCGCACCAGCGCCGGCATGCCCTCGGCCCGCCTGCCCTGGACCTTTGAGGAATGCGCGCTCAACGACATCCCGGTGGCGGTGGACCATGTGCTGCGCGCCAGCGACAAGCCCCAGATCGACGTGCTGGCGCACTGCATGGGCTCGGTGATGCTGCACATGGCCTTGCTGCAGCCGCAAGCCCAGACCTTCGAGCACTTCTACCCCCTGCGCCAAAAGCTGATGGCCGGCGGGCTGATCCGCCGGCTGGTGATCTCGCAGGTCACGCCCAAGATGATCTTCTCGCCCACCAACAGCTTGCGGGCGCATCTGATGCAGTACATCCGACCCTACCTGCCACTGGACGACTACAGCTTCCGCCCGAGCGAGCCGGCGGGCCTGACGGACCAACTGATCGACCGTCTGTTGTCCAGCCTGCCCTACCCGGACAAGGAGTTCGACATCGAGAACCCGCCCTTCCCCAGCCTGCGCAAAACGCCGTGGACGGCCACCCGCCACCGCATGGACCTGCTCTACGGTCGCGACTTCGCCATCGGCAATGTCGACCAGCCGGTGTTCGATTTCATCGATGACCATTTCGGCCCGCTGAACATGGACACCGTGGCGCAAGCCATCAACTTCGCGCGCAGCAACGAGATCACCGACTGGAGCGGCGCCAGCCTCTACCTCGACGACATGGCCAAGACCCTGGCCCAGCTGCAGCAGTTCCCGGTGCTGTCCATCCACGGCCAGGACAACGGCCTCTGCCAGGCCGAGAGCGCCGAGCTGACGGCCGATCTCTACGAGCAGGTGGCGCCGGGCCGCTACCGTTTCCGCGTGATCGCCGAGCATGGCCACCAGGACTGCCTGATCGGCCGCCACATCGAGCAGCGCGTTTTCCCCCACATCATCGGCTTCCTGAAGGAGGGCTTGTCGTGA
- a CDS encoding arginine N-succinyltransferase — protein MSAAAATDFGRLRPWRAEDAAHIRAAGWRNQTGAALQLEAPAEQWLLLADPEDERPLACLRLVARLGQAPLPRYSYHLGQIVHAAAELGLFRAQPTLLLGNDHTGESELADLACAPELDAAQQQTALLRLMRAALETMAAHPERYGRQLLVELAGPRDASGASPFWQGLGAHFFSGDPAAAEARLGEAWRSHLAALLPRQTLYLSFLSPEAQAVVGQVGDAGRAAAAAAASLGFADSSHVRIDDGGPVWGLRLR, from the coding sequence ATGAGCGCCGCAGCAGCAACTGACTTCGGCCGCCTGCGCCCCTGGCGCGCCGAAGACGCCGCCCACATCCGCGCGGCCGGCTGGCGCAACCAGACCGGCGCCGCCCTGCAGCTGGAAGCCCCCGCCGAGCAATGGCTGCTGCTGGCCGACCCGGAGGACGAGCGGCCGCTGGCCTGCTTGCGTCTGGTGGCGCGCCTGGGCCAGGCGCCGCTGCCGCGCTACAGCTATCACCTGGGCCAGATCGTCCACGCCGCCGCCGAGCTGGGTCTGTTTCGCGCCCAGCCGACCTTGCTGCTGGGCAATGACCACACGGGCGAGAGCGAGCTGGCCGATCTGGCCTGCGCGCCGGAGCTGGATGCGGCTCAGCAGCAGACCGCTCTGCTGCGCCTGATGCGCGCAGCACTGGAAACCATGGCCGCCCATCCTGAACGTTATGGTCGTCAGCTCTTGGTCGAACTGGCCGGCCCCCGCGATGCGTCCGGCGCCTCGCCCTTCTGGCAAGGCCTGGGCGCGCATTTCTTCAGCGGCGACCCGGCCGCCGCCGAAGCGCGCCTCGGCGAGGCCTGGCGCAGCCACCTCGCCGCCTTGCTGCCGCGCCAGACCTTGTACCTGTCCTTCCTGAGCCCCGAGGCGCAAGCCGTCGTGGGGCAGGTGGGTGATGCAGGCCGCGCGGCCGCAGCGGCAGCGGCCTCACTCGGCTTTGCCGATTCCAGCCATGTGCGGATTGATGATGGCGGGCCGGTCTGGGGCTTGCGGCTGCGCTGA